A single genomic interval of Tsukamurella paurometabola harbors:
- a CDS encoding substrate-binding domain-containing protein, with product MSEYTVGLLYPRRGPAGLFGPSCLSCTTLAADDINSRGGILGRELAVRPIDAATGVANVTREVESLLATGEIDAIVGWHTSDVRRALSARLDLRVPYVYTALYEGGESTAGVFLTGETPEEQILPALEWLRRERGLRRWWIVGSDYLWARDSAKACVRFARRLGDALVGARFVPVGTEDFSSVVADIARSDADGVLMLLLGQDAVEFNRAFAAAGLDEAFVRYSPLMDEHMLMASGPDATRDLFASAGYFDSVVTSESMEFGSRYFGRFGPDACTPTSMGESCFEGMLLLESLLSTVRSTDVRDIMAGVGGVHYEGARGNMALRDGHAHQRMYLARAEGCDFDVIGQL from the coding sequence ATGAGCGAGTACACCGTTGGGTTGCTGTATCCCCGACGTGGCCCCGCGGGGCTGTTCGGTCCGTCGTGCCTCAGTTGCACGACGCTGGCGGCCGACGACATCAACAGCAGGGGCGGCATCCTGGGTCGCGAGTTGGCCGTGCGCCCCATCGACGCCGCGACCGGCGTCGCGAACGTGACCCGCGAGGTCGAATCCCTACTGGCGACGGGCGAGATCGATGCGATCGTCGGCTGGCACACCTCCGACGTGCGCCGAGCGCTCTCGGCACGGCTCGACCTGCGCGTGCCCTACGTCTACACGGCGCTCTACGAGGGAGGCGAATCCACGGCGGGGGTCTTCCTCACGGGCGAGACGCCCGAGGAGCAGATCCTCCCCGCCCTCGAGTGGCTCCGCCGCGAGCGCGGCCTGCGCCGCTGGTGGATCGTGGGCAGCGACTACCTGTGGGCTCGCGACAGTGCCAAGGCCTGCGTCCGCTTCGCGCGCCGTCTCGGCGACGCCCTGGTCGGCGCGCGCTTCGTCCCCGTCGGCACCGAGGACTTCTCGTCGGTGGTCGCCGACATCGCCCGATCCGACGCCGATGGCGTACTGATGCTCCTGCTCGGGCAGGACGCGGTCGAGTTCAATCGCGCCTTCGCCGCGGCGGGCCTGGACGAGGCCTTCGTGCGCTACTCGCCGCTCATGGACGAGCACATGCTCATGGCCTCGGGCCCCGACGCCACGCGCGACCTGTTCGCGTCGGCGGGCTACTTCGACTCCGTGGTGACCTCCGAATCCATGGAGTTCGGCTCCCGGTACTTCGGCCGGTTCGGTCCCGACGCCTGCACGCCCACGTCGATGGGTGAGTCCTGTTTCGAGGGCATGCTCCTGCTCGAGTCCCTGTTGTCGACGGTGCGCAGCACGGACGTCCGCGACATCATGGCCGGGGTGGGCGGCGTGCACTACGAGGGTGCCCGCGGCAACATGGCGCTCCGCGACGGCCACGCGCATCAGCGGATGTACCTCGCCCGCGCGGAGGGCTGCGATTTCGACGTGATCGGTCAACTCTGA
- a CDS encoding Gfo/Idh/MocA family protein has translation MTNDLRVAVVGAGMMGADHVKRIATTIAGATVSAVVEPDGARRAAALELAPGAAGFADLDEALASGVVDAVLVATPGQFHEDALLTVLAAGLPVLCEKPLTQDPESSWRVVEAEMAGGRQLIQVGFMRRFDREYEELRKVVSAKPAGDLVMLHARHRNASVPDSYVQTMLINDSVVHEFDVVPWLAGGVVTSVEVKYPRRNSRSPEHLREPILVLMELDNGVLVDVEMNVSIEFGYQVETEAVFEQGVARIGEPAGLQLWQRGRFSVADHADFTTRFREAYDRQVQAWVDAAKAGTIAGPSAFDGYKVAVCCAAGVKALETTGPVPVELPEMPAFYAERA, from the coding sequence ATGACCAACGACCTCCGCGTCGCCGTGGTGGGCGCCGGCATGATGGGTGCCGACCACGTGAAGCGCATCGCCACCACGATCGCCGGGGCGACCGTGTCCGCGGTCGTCGAGCCCGATGGGGCGCGCCGTGCCGCCGCCCTCGAGCTCGCCCCCGGTGCCGCCGGCTTCGCCGACCTCGACGAGGCCCTCGCGTCGGGGGTCGTCGACGCCGTGCTGGTGGCGACCCCCGGACAGTTCCACGAGGACGCGCTGCTCACGGTCCTCGCCGCGGGCCTGCCCGTGTTGTGCGAGAAACCCCTCACCCAGGACCCCGAATCCTCGTGGCGGGTCGTCGAGGCCGAGATGGCCGGCGGCCGGCAGCTGATCCAGGTCGGGTTCATGCGGCGCTTCGACCGCGAGTACGAGGAGCTGCGGAAGGTGGTGTCCGCCAAACCCGCCGGCGACCTGGTCATGCTGCACGCCCGCCACCGCAATGCGTCGGTGCCCGACAGCTACGTGCAGACGATGCTCATCAACGATTCCGTCGTGCACGAGTTCGACGTGGTGCCCTGGCTCGCCGGTGGGGTCGTGACCTCCGTCGAGGTCAAGTACCCGCGCCGCAACTCACGCAGCCCGGAGCACCTGCGCGAGCCGATCCTCGTGCTCATGGAGCTCGACAACGGCGTCCTCGTCGACGTGGAGATGAACGTCTCCATCGAGTTCGGGTACCAGGTCGAGACCGAGGCCGTCTTCGAGCAGGGCGTCGCCCGGATCGGCGAGCCCGCGGGCCTGCAGCTGTGGCAGCGCGGCCGCTTCTCCGTCGCCGATCACGCCGACTTCACCACGAGGTTCCGCGAGGCCTACGACCGGCAGGTGCAGGCCTGGGTCGATGCGGCGAAGGCCGGCACGATCGCCGGTCCGTCTGCCTTCGACGGGTACAAGGTGGCCGTGTGCTGCGCCGCCGGGGTGAAGGCACTGGAGACCACCGGACCCGTGCCGGTCGAACTCCCCGAGATGCCGGCGTTCTACGCCGAGCGCGCCTAG
- the gltX gene encoding glutamate--tRNA ligase → MTESSAAPSNTAAPGSVRVRFCPSPTGTPHVGMVRTALFNFAHARHTGGTFVFRIEDTDAARDSEESYAAILESLRWLGLDWDEGPEVGGPYGPYRQSERKDLHLDVVRRLVEGGYAYEAFSTPEEVEARHVAAGRNPKLGYDNFDRDLTEDQKAAYRAEGRSPVVRLRMPDHDFTWNDMVRGETTFAAGSVPDFALTRANGDPLYTLVNPVDDAMMRITHVLRGEDLLSSTPRQLALYEALEKIGVAERTPEFGHLPFVMGEGNKKLSKRDPESNLFHHRDRGFLPEGLLNYLALLGWGISPDNDVFSLDEMIAAFDVHRVNSNPARFDQKKADAINAEHIRLLAPDDFAARLRAFLVERGFVDGARLGDEFATAAELVQTRIVVLSDAWDLLKFLYVDEADFSVDPAAAAKNIKADAGQVLDESIAALEGLTDWTTEAIEGALKGRLIDELELKPRKAYAPIRVGVTGSPISPPLFESLELLGRERTLGRLAAARTLVPADGAAPQ, encoded by the coding sequence GTGACTGAGTCTTCCGCCGCACCGTCGAACACCGCCGCACCCGGGTCCGTCCGGGTGCGCTTCTGCCCGTCGCCCACCGGCACGCCGCACGTCGGCATGGTGCGCACCGCGCTGTTCAACTTCGCCCACGCGCGACACACCGGCGGTACTTTCGTCTTCCGCATCGAGGACACTGACGCCGCCCGCGACAGCGAGGAGAGCTACGCCGCGATCCTCGAATCGCTGCGCTGGCTCGGCCTCGACTGGGACGAGGGCCCCGAGGTCGGCGGGCCGTACGGCCCCTACCGCCAGTCCGAGCGCAAGGACCTGCACCTGGACGTCGTGCGGCGCCTCGTCGAGGGCGGCTACGCCTACGAGGCCTTCTCGACGCCGGAGGAGGTGGAGGCGCGGCACGTCGCCGCCGGCCGGAACCCGAAGCTGGGCTACGACAACTTCGACCGTGACCTCACCGAGGATCAGAAGGCCGCCTACCGCGCCGAGGGGCGCAGCCCCGTCGTGCGCCTGCGCATGCCCGATCACGACTTCACGTGGAACGACATGGTGCGCGGCGAGACCACCTTCGCCGCGGGCAGCGTGCCGGACTTCGCGCTGACCCGCGCGAACGGCGATCCGCTGTACACCCTCGTCAACCCCGTCGACGACGCGATGATGAGGATCACGCACGTGCTCCGCGGCGAGGACCTGCTCAGCTCCACGCCGCGCCAGCTCGCGCTGTACGAGGCGCTGGAGAAGATCGGCGTCGCCGAGCGCACCCCCGAGTTCGGGCACCTGCCGTTCGTGATGGGGGAGGGCAACAAGAAGCTCTCCAAGCGCGACCCCGAGTCCAACCTCTTCCACCACCGCGACCGCGGCTTCCTCCCCGAGGGCCTGCTCAACTATCTGGCGCTGCTCGGCTGGGGCATCTCGCCGGACAACGACGTGTTCAGCCTCGACGAGATGATCGCAGCGTTCGACGTGCACCGGGTGAACTCCAACCCGGCGCGCTTCGACCAGAAGAAGGCCGACGCGATCAACGCCGAACACATCCGCCTGCTCGCGCCGGACGACTTCGCGGCCCGGCTGCGGGCCTTCCTCGTCGAGCGGGGCTTCGTCGACGGTGCGCGCCTGGGGGACGAGTTCGCGACCGCGGCGGAGCTCGTGCAGACCCGCATCGTGGTGCTGTCGGACGCCTGGGACCTGCTGAAGTTCCTCTACGTCGATGAGGCCGACTTCTCCGTGGACCCGGCGGCCGCGGCGAAGAACATCAAGGCCGACGCCGGCCAGGTGCTCGACGAGAGCATTGCCGCGCTCGAGGGGCTCACGGACTGGACCACCGAGGCCATCGAGGGTGCGCTGAAGGGCCGGCTCATCGACGAGCTGGAGCTCAAGCCGCGCAAGGCCTACGCTCCGATCCGCGTCGGCGTCACGGGCTCACCCATCAGCCCGCCGCTGTTCGAGTCGCTGGAGTTGCTCGGCCGCGAGCGCACCCTGGGCCGCCTCGCCGCCGCTCGTACGCTTGTCCCCGCCGACGGCGCGGCGCCGCAATAG
- the iolB gene encoding 5-deoxy-glucuronate isomerase, translated as MATTPNEWFHPRGDLARDGWESVVDGSLPGWAHTGIRVAELGDAPVVLPGGDIERIVVPLSGGVAVELDAAAAAGFDGGTVVTLTGRASVFDGPTDVLYVGAGGGFTLRGRARVAIAEAPTPQRRPTRYIAAAEVPVEVRGAGRDTRQVHNFGTPGALDAAALIVCEVITPGGNWSSHPAHKHDEHVAGHESRLEEIYYFEAAPARGLPAGVVPADADAFGSFVTYSSAAGEIDTNALVRTGDIALVPYGYHGPAMAAPEYDLYYLNVMAGPDPERVWLISDDPRQAWLRDTWPAQGPDPRLPYAAAPTEGDER; from the coding sequence ATGGCGACGACGCCCAACGAATGGTTCCACCCCCGCGGTGACCTGGCACGCGACGGGTGGGAGTCCGTGGTCGACGGATCCCTGCCCGGCTGGGCGCACACGGGGATCCGCGTCGCGGAGCTGGGGGACGCGCCGGTCGTGCTCCCCGGGGGCGATATCGAGCGCATCGTGGTGCCGCTCTCCGGCGGAGTCGCCGTCGAGCTCGACGCGGCCGCGGCCGCCGGATTCGACGGGGGCACCGTCGTCACGCTCACCGGCCGCGCGTCGGTCTTCGACGGTCCGACCGACGTCCTGTACGTCGGCGCCGGCGGAGGTTTCACCCTCCGCGGGCGGGCGCGGGTCGCGATCGCGGAGGCTCCGACCCCGCAGCGCCGACCCACGCGGTACATCGCCGCCGCGGAGGTGCCCGTCGAGGTGCGCGGTGCCGGCCGGGATACGCGGCAGGTACACAACTTCGGCACTCCCGGGGCTCTCGACGCGGCCGCGCTCATCGTGTGCGAGGTGATCACCCCGGGTGGGAACTGGAGCAGCCATCCCGCCCACAAGCACGACGAGCACGTCGCCGGGCACGAGTCGCGGCTCGAGGAGATCTACTACTTCGAAGCGGCCCCCGCCCGGGGGCTGCCCGCCGGGGTGGTGCCCGCGGACGCCGACGCCTTCGGGAGCTTCGTCACGTACTCGTCGGCGGCGGGGGAGATCGACACCAACGCCCTGGTGCGCACCGGGGACATCGCCCTCGTGCCGTACGGCTATCACGGGCCCGCGATGGCGGCACCCGAGTACGACCTCTACTACCTCAACGTCATGGCCGGCCCCGACCCCGAGCGGGTGTGGCTGATCAGCGACGACCCGCGGCAGGCGTGGCTGCGGGACACCTGGCCCGCGCAGGGCCCCGACCCCCGGCTGCCCTACGCGGCCGCACCGACCGAAGGAGACGAGCGATGA
- the iolD gene encoding 3D-(3,5/4)-trihydroxycyclohexane-1,2-dione acylhydrolase (decyclizing), with amino-acid sequence MSTRRMTVGQALIEFLAHQWTVDETVRADGGVTTVRERTVPATFGIFGHGNVAGVGQALLQYAATDAGLMPYHQARNEQAMVHQAVGYARMHRRRGTYACTASVGPGAANMLTGAALATANRLPALLLVSDTFATRVADPVLQQLEHPHDIGLQVSDAFRPLSRFFDRVQRPEQLFSIALAAMRVLTDPAETGAVTIALPEDVQAEAIDVPEEFLADREWHVRRPLPERGPLARAAAAIREARRPLIVAGGGVLYSGAEDELRLFAEATGIPVATTQAGGGSLVWDHPLNLGGVGATGTAAANAIAARADVVIGIGTRYSDFTTASRTAFQDTGVRFVNVNVASFDAYKHGSQLPVIADARETLATLRGELAGHRVPADHTAAAASAKAEWDAVVDAALAPTGADLPGQPEVIGAVHAAMDSEDVIIQAAGSLPGDLQKLWRVRDPLGYHVEYAFSCMGYEIAGGLGAKRGLLALGDDRDVVVMVGDGSYLMLNSELVTAVAEGIKLIVVIVENQGYASIGHLSETVGSQRYGTRYRTADESGGVPAPDLERGEFLPVDLAANARSYGARVIDIAPGPESIAQLTEAVRAAKAATGPTVIQIHNDPFVYAPDGDGWWDVPVAEVSTIDSTITARAEYLDQQKAQRPLLG; translated from the coding sequence ATGAGCACCCGGCGGATGACCGTGGGCCAGGCCCTCATCGAGTTCCTGGCACACCAGTGGACCGTGGACGAGACGGTGCGCGCCGACGGCGGGGTGACCACCGTGCGGGAGCGCACCGTCCCCGCGACCTTCGGCATCTTCGGCCACGGCAACGTGGCCGGCGTGGGCCAGGCGCTACTGCAGTACGCGGCGACCGACGCCGGGCTCATGCCCTACCACCAGGCCCGCAACGAGCAGGCGATGGTGCACCAGGCCGTCGGATACGCCCGGATGCACCGTCGGCGCGGCACCTACGCGTGCACGGCCTCCGTGGGGCCCGGCGCGGCCAACATGCTGACCGGTGCCGCGCTCGCGACCGCGAACCGGCTCCCCGCGCTCCTCCTGGTCTCCGACACCTTCGCCACCCGGGTGGCCGACCCGGTGCTGCAGCAGCTCGAGCACCCGCACGACATCGGGCTGCAGGTCTCCGACGCCTTCCGGCCCCTGTCGAGGTTCTTCGACCGGGTCCAGCGGCCCGAGCAGCTGTTCTCCATCGCGCTCGCCGCGATGCGGGTGCTGACCGACCCGGCGGAGACCGGCGCCGTGACGATCGCCCTGCCCGAGGACGTCCAGGCCGAGGCCATCGACGTCCCCGAGGAGTTCCTGGCCGACCGTGAGTGGCACGTCCGCCGCCCCCTGCCGGAGCGCGGCCCGCTGGCCCGCGCCGCCGCCGCGATCCGCGAGGCCCGGCGCCCCCTCATCGTGGCGGGCGGCGGCGTCCTGTACTCGGGTGCGGAGGACGAGCTGCGGCTGTTCGCGGAGGCGACCGGGATCCCCGTCGCCACCACCCAGGCGGGCGGCGGATCGCTGGTGTGGGACCACCCGCTCAACCTGGGCGGCGTCGGCGCCACGGGCACCGCGGCGGCCAACGCGATCGCCGCGCGGGCCGACGTCGTCATCGGGATCGGCACGCGCTACAGCGATTTCACCACGGCGAGCCGGACCGCGTTCCAGGACACGGGCGTGCGGTTCGTCAACGTCAACGTCGCCTCGTTCGACGCCTACAAGCACGGATCGCAGCTGCCGGTGATCGCCGACGCGCGGGAGACCCTCGCTACGCTGCGGGGCGAACTCGCCGGCCACCGGGTGCCCGCGGACCACACCGCCGCGGCCGCTTCCGCGAAGGCGGAATGGGACGCGGTCGTCGACGCGGCACTCGCGCCGACCGGCGCGGACCTGCCCGGCCAGCCCGAGGTGATCGGCGCGGTACACGCGGCCATGGACTCCGAAGACGTGATCATCCAGGCTGCGGGGTCGCTTCCCGGTGACCTGCAGAAGCTCTGGCGGGTGCGGGATCCGCTCGGCTACCACGTCGAATACGCCTTCTCCTGCATGGGATACGAGATCGCCGGCGGTCTCGGCGCCAAGCGCGGGCTCCTCGCCCTGGGCGACGACCGGGACGTCGTCGTGATGGTCGGCGACGGCTCGTACCTCATGCTCAACAGCGAGCTGGTGACCGCCGTCGCCGAGGGGATCAAGCTGATCGTCGTCATCGTCGAGAACCAGGGGTACGCCTCGATCGGCCACCTCTCGGAGACGGTCGGCTCGCAGCGCTACGGCACCCGCTACCGCACCGCGGACGAATCCGGCGGCGTCCCCGCGCCCGACCTCGAGCGGGGGGAGTTCCTCCCCGTCGACCTGGCCGCGAACGCCCGGAGCTACGGCGCGAGGGTGATCGACATCGCGCCCGGACCCGAATCGATCGCGCAGCTCACCGAGGCCGTCCGCGCCGCCAAGGCGGCGACCGGCCCGACCGTGATCCAGATCCACAACGACCCGTTCGTGTACGCGCCCGACGGCGACGGCTGGTGGGACGTCCCGGTCGCCGAAGTCTCCACGATCGACAGCACCATCACCGCCCGCGCCGAATACCTCGACCAACAGAAGGCACAGCGGCCCCTGCTCGGCTGA
- a CDS encoding sugar phosphate isomerase/epimerase family protein gives MVRIALDPTPYHSTHDFEDFFDVAAKAGYEWIQLTPHPDFIPFFAHPRVDRAQLARVRERAAAAGVGISSLLPVQRISWPDEPQRETAVRNFRRIIAIAAELEVPVINTEFSGRPERAEESEAGFYRSMEELVPVLEREGVTLNIDPHPDDFVEDGLEAWRIIRGLDSPAVGFVYVGSHTFHYGDRAASLIPQLGERLGAVYAADTFDHRRSHGLRYITNPPGNAVRVHQHLTIGDGDVDWDELFGRLGASGFLARADAIICSNVFAEDERADEVSALQLERIRSLVAAHS, from the coding sequence GTGGTCCGCATCGCCCTCGACCCGACGCCCTACCACTCCACCCACGACTTCGAGGACTTCTTCGACGTCGCCGCGAAGGCCGGCTACGAGTGGATCCAACTGACCCCGCATCCGGACTTCATCCCGTTCTTCGCGCACCCGCGCGTGGACCGGGCTCAGCTCGCCCGGGTGCGCGAGCGCGCCGCCGCCGCGGGCGTGGGGATCTCCTCGCTGCTGCCCGTGCAGCGCATCTCGTGGCCGGACGAGCCGCAGCGAGAGACCGCCGTGCGGAACTTCCGGCGCATCATCGCGATCGCCGCCGAACTCGAGGTGCCCGTGATCAACACCGAGTTCAGCGGCCGCCCCGAGCGCGCCGAGGAATCCGAGGCGGGCTTCTACCGGAGCATGGAGGAGCTCGTCCCGGTCCTCGAGCGGGAGGGCGTCACGCTGAACATCGACCCGCACCCCGACGACTTCGTCGAGGACGGACTCGAGGCGTGGCGGATCATCCGCGGCCTGGACTCGCCCGCCGTCGGCTTCGTCTACGTGGGTAGCCACACCTTCCACTACGGCGACCGCGCCGCTTCGCTGATCCCGCAGCTGGGGGAGCGTCTGGGGGCGGTCTACGCCGCCGACACCTTCGATCACCGCCGCTCGCACGGACTGCGGTACATCACCAACCCGCCGGGCAATGCGGTCCGCGTGCACCAGCACCTGACCATCGGCGACGGCGACGTGGATTGGGACGAGCTGTTCGGCCGCCTCGGCGCTTCCGGGTTCCTCGCGCGCGCGGACGCGATCATCTGCTCCAACGTCTTCGCCGAGGACGAACGTGCCGACGAGGTCTCCGCGCTCCAGCTGGAGAGGATCCGGTCGCTGGTCGCGGCGCACTCGTGA
- a CDS encoding CoA-acylating methylmalonate-semialdehyde dehydrogenase: MTTTENLTVVPHWIDGAEYPSSSGRTADVYDPALGVVTKRVALADRAEIDAAVASAKRASESWGDLSLAKRQSVLFAFRELLNARKGELAEIITSEHGKVLSDALGEISRGQEVVEFACGMAHHLKGEYSEQVSSGVDVYSTRQPLGVVAVISPFNFPAMVPAWFFPIAIAAGNAVVLKPSEKDPSAAIWIAELWREAGLPEGVFTVLNGDKEAVDGLLTHPDVAAVSFVGSTPIARYVYETATAHGKRVQALGGAKNHMLVLPDADLALTADAAINAGFGSAGERCMAISVVVAVEPVADALIEEIGSRMAGLRIGDGRRGCDMGPLVTEAHRDKVASYIDIAVEDGADVVVDGRGVNPDGDANGFWLGPTLIDRVPTTSRVYTEEIFGPVLAVVRVASYEEGVDLINSGAFGNGTAIFTNDGGAARRFQKDIRVGMVGINVPIPVPVATFSFGGWKDSMFGDTKAHGAEGVKFFTQLKAVTTRWLDPSHGGVDLGFPQND, from the coding sequence ATGACCACCACCGAGAACCTCACCGTCGTCCCGCACTGGATCGACGGTGCCGAGTACCCGTCGAGCAGCGGCCGCACCGCCGACGTCTACGACCCCGCCCTCGGCGTCGTGACGAAGCGTGTCGCGCTCGCCGATCGCGCAGAGATCGATGCCGCCGTCGCCTCCGCCAAGCGCGCCTCGGAGAGCTGGGGGGACCTCTCCCTCGCCAAGCGCCAATCGGTGTTGTTCGCCTTCCGTGAGCTGCTCAACGCGCGCAAGGGCGAGCTCGCCGAGATCATCACGAGCGAGCACGGCAAGGTGCTCTCCGATGCGCTCGGCGAGATCAGCCGCGGCCAGGAGGTCGTCGAGTTCGCCTGCGGCATGGCGCATCACCTCAAGGGTGAGTATAGCGAGCAGGTCTCCTCCGGTGTGGACGTGTACTCCACCCGCCAGCCCCTCGGCGTCGTCGCGGTGATCAGCCCGTTCAACTTCCCGGCCATGGTGCCGGCGTGGTTCTTCCCGATCGCGATCGCCGCCGGCAACGCGGTCGTGCTCAAGCCCAGCGAGAAGGACCCGTCGGCCGCGATCTGGATCGCCGAGCTGTGGCGCGAGGCGGGCCTGCCCGAGGGCGTGTTCACGGTGCTCAACGGTGACAAGGAGGCCGTCGACGGCCTGCTGACCCATCCGGACGTCGCCGCCGTCTCGTTCGTCGGCTCGACGCCCATCGCCCGGTACGTGTACGAGACCGCCACCGCGCACGGCAAGCGGGTGCAGGCCCTGGGCGGCGCCAAGAACCACATGCTCGTGCTGCCCGATGCCGACCTCGCGCTGACCGCCGACGCCGCGATCAACGCCGGCTTCGGTTCGGCCGGCGAGCGCTGCATGGCCATCTCGGTCGTCGTCGCGGTGGAGCCCGTCGCGGACGCCCTCATCGAGGAGATCGGGTCCCGGATGGCGGGGCTGCGGATCGGTGACGGCCGCCGCGGTTGCGACATGGGGCCGCTGGTCACCGAGGCGCACCGCGACAAGGTCGCGTCCTACATCGACATCGCCGTCGAGGACGGAGCCGACGTGGTGGTGGACGGGCGCGGCGTGAACCCGGATGGCGACGCCAACGGGTTCTGGCTCGGTCCCACGCTGATCGACCGGGTCCCCACCACGTCCCGGGTCTACACCGAGGAGATCTTCGGCCCCGTGCTGGCGGTCGTGCGCGTCGCGTCCTACGAGGAGGGCGTGGACCTCATCAACTCCGGCGCCTTCGGCAACGGCACCGCGATCTTCACCAACGACGGCGGCGCCGCGCGGCGGTTCCAGAAGGACATCCGCGTCGGGATGGTCGGCATCAACGTGCCGATCCCGGTTCCGGTGGCCACCTTCAGCTTCGGCGGCTGGAAGGACTCGATGTTCGGCGACACCAAGGCGCACGGCGCCGAGGGCGTGAAGTTCTTCACACAGCTCAAGGCGGTCACCACCCGCTGGCTCGACCCGAGTCACGGCGGCGTCGACCTCGGATTCCCGCAGAACGACTGA
- a CDS encoding sugar phosphate isomerase/epimerase family protein produces MTDTLGTTTSAAAHTEGLRIGTAPDSWGVWFPEHPRQTPWERFLDEVAEAGYHYIELGPYGYLPTDPERLKDELDKRDLELSGGTIFTGFHKGADQWERAWKQVSDVATLVGALGAEHIVVIPDLWRSDLTGEALESRTLDDEQWKALAAGHDRLGKALAEEYGITQQFHSHADSHVGTTREVERLLAETDPRYLSLCLDTGHFAYYGGDNVALMQRHPERIGYLHLKQIDPELIWEVLKNDTPFADAASAIMVEPPNGVPDFAPVIEEALRINPDLFAIVEQDMPGCDIDLPAGIATRTRQHIFGCHPLTRTR; encoded by the coding sequence ATGACCGACACCCTGGGCACGACCACCTCCGCCGCCGCGCACACCGAGGGCCTGCGCATCGGCACCGCCCCCGACTCGTGGGGCGTGTGGTTCCCCGAGCATCCCCGCCAGACGCCGTGGGAGCGCTTCCTCGACGAGGTCGCCGAAGCCGGTTACCACTACATCGAACTCGGCCCCTACGGCTACCTGCCGACCGATCCCGAGCGGCTCAAGGACGAGCTCGACAAGCGCGACCTCGAGCTCTCCGGCGGCACGATCTTCACCGGCTTCCACAAGGGTGCCGACCAGTGGGAGCGCGCCTGGAAGCAGGTGAGCGACGTCGCGACGCTCGTGGGCGCCCTCGGCGCCGAGCACATCGTCGTCATCCCGGACCTGTGGCGCTCCGACCTCACCGGGGAGGCCCTCGAATCCCGCACGCTGGACGACGAGCAGTGGAAGGCGCTCGCCGCGGGACACGACCGGCTCGGCAAGGCCCTGGCCGAGGAGTACGGCATCACGCAGCAGTTCCATTCCCACGCGGACAGCCACGTGGGAACGACCCGCGAGGTGGAGCGCCTGCTCGCCGAGACCGACCCGCGGTATCTGAGCCTGTGCCTGGACACCGGGCACTTCGCCTATTACGGCGGCGACAACGTGGCTCTCATGCAGCGTCACCCGGAGCGCATCGGGTACCTGCACCTCAAGCAGATCGACCCGGAACTGATCTGGGAGGTGCTCAAGAACGACACCCCGTTCGCCGACGCCGCCTCCGCGATCATGGTCGAGCCGCCGAACGGCGTCCCGGACTTCGCACCCGTCATCGAGGAGGCGCTGCGGATCAACCCGGACCTGTTCGCGATCGTCGAGCAGGACATGCCGGGCTGCGACATCGACCTCCCCGCGGGCATCGCCACCCGGACACGGCAGCACATCTTCGGTTGCCACCCGCTCACCCGCACCCGCTGA
- a CDS encoding Cgl0159 family (beta/alpha)8-fold protein, which yields MSDPTSTTAGPLGAADFERLRAARHENPDAIADVLAARIRRPLVRGDRRLLIVAADHPARGALGVGSDAMAMADRYELLQRMALALSRPGVDGVLGTPDVIEDLALLGLLDDKIVVGSMNRGGLRGAAFEMDDRYTAYDVPSMRRDGLDFGKLLVRVDLDDPSTVVTLEATARAVDAAAAAKLPIMLEPFMSRRIDGKVGNDLSPEAVINSVAIASGLGNTSAYSWLKLPVVDDMERVMAATTLPTLLLGGDPGGDPAAVYASWAKALALPGVHGLVVGRTLLYPRDGDVTAAVDTAAGLVHGA from the coding sequence ATGTCTGATCCCACGTCGACCACGGCGGGCCCGCTCGGCGCCGCCGATTTCGAGCGACTCCGCGCCGCCCGGCACGAGAACCCCGATGCCATCGCCGACGTGCTGGCCGCGCGGATCCGCCGCCCGCTCGTGCGCGGCGACCGCAGGCTGCTCATCGTGGCTGCGGACCACCCCGCCCGCGGCGCACTCGGCGTCGGCTCCGACGCGATGGCGATGGCGGACCGGTACGAGCTGCTCCAACGGATGGCCCTCGCGCTGTCCCGACCGGGGGTCGACGGCGTGCTCGGCACGCCCGACGTGATCGAGGACCTCGCCCTGCTGGGGCTGCTGGACGACAAGATCGTGGTCGGCTCCATGAACCGCGGCGGCCTGCGCGGCGCGGCGTTCGAGATGGACGACCGCTACACCGCCTACGACGTGCCGTCGATGCGGCGCGACGGCCTCGACTTCGGCAAGCTGCTCGTGCGCGTCGACCTGGACGACCCCAGTACCGTCGTCACGCTCGAGGCCACGGCCCGCGCCGTGGACGCCGCCGCGGCCGCGAAGCTGCCGATCATGCTGGAGCCCTTCATGAGCCGGCGGATCGACGGCAAGGTCGGCAACGACCTGTCCCCGGAGGCCGTGATCAATTCGGTCGCCATCGCCTCCGGCCTGGGCAACACGTCGGCCTACAGCTGGCTCAAGCTCCCGGTGGTCGACGACATGGAGCGGGTGATGGCGGCGACCACGCTGCCCACCCTGCTCCTCGGCGGCGACCCGGGCGGCGACCCCGCCGCCGTCTACGCGTCGTGGGCCAAGGCCCTCGCCCTTCCCGGCGTCCACGGCCTCGTCGTGGGCCGCACCCTGCTCTACCCCCGCGACGGCGACGTCACCGCCGCCGTCGACACCGCCGCCGGCCTCGTGCACGGCGCCTGA